A part of Drosophila bipectinata strain 14024-0381.07 chromosome 3L, DbipHiC1v2, whole genome shotgun sequence genomic DNA contains:
- the polo gene encoding serine/threonine-protein kinase polo, which yields MAAKPDDKSSDIPDRLYDSNQRKTYKRMRFFGKGGFAKCYEIIDVDTDDVFAGKIVSKKLMIKHNQKEKTAQEITIHRSLNHPNIVKFHSYFEDPQNIYIVLELCKKRSMMELHKRRKSITEFECRYYIYQIIQGVKYLHDNRIIHRDLKLGNLFLNDMLHVKIGDFGLATRIEYEGERKKTLCGTPNYIAPEILTKKGHSFEVDIWSIGCVMYTLLVGQPPFETKTLKDTYSKIKKCEYRVPSYLRKPAADMVIAMLQPNPESRPAIGQLLNFEFLKGSKVPMFLPSSCLTMAPRLGNNEIIEDSIHRKPLSEMNGIRDDTRLESTFLKANLHDAITASAQVCRHSEDYRSDIESLYQQLTNLINGKPRILQGNLGDENTDPAAQPLFWISKWVDYSDKYGFGYQLCDEGIGVMFNDTTKLILLPNQINVHFIDKDGKESYMTTTDYCKSLDKKMKLLSYFKRYMIEHLVKAGANNVNIESDQISRMPHLHSWFRTTCAVVMHLTNGSVQLNFSDHMKLILCPRMSAITYMDHEKNFRTYRFSTIVENGVSKDLYQKIRYAQEKLRKMLEKMFI from the exons ATGGCCGCAAAGCCCGACGATAAGAGCTCGGATATTCCGGATCGCCTGTATGATTCCAACCAGCGAAAGACCTACAAACGCATGCGGTTCTTTGGAAAG GGTGGTTTTGCCAAATGCTATGAAATTATTGATGTGGACACCGACGACGTGTTCGCCGGCAAGATCGTTTCCAAAAAGCTGATGATCAAGCACAATCAGAAGGAAAAGACAGCTCAGGAGATCACCATCCACCGCAGCCTTAACCATCCGAACATCGTCAAATTCCACAGCTACTTTGAAGATCCCCAAAACATATACATTGTGCTGGAGCTATGCAAGAAACGG TCGATGATGGAGCTGCACAAGCGGAGGAAAAGCATCACGGAGTTCGAGTGCCGGTACTACATCTATCAGATTATTCAGGGCGTCAAGTATCTGCACGACAACCGGATCATCCATCGTGATTTGAAGCTGGGAAATCTCTTCCTGAACGATATGTTGCATGTGAAAATTGGTGATTTCGGTCTGGCTACACGCATTGAATACGAGGGCGAGCGGAAAAAGACTCTGTGCGGAACGCCCAACTACATTGCCCCGGAGATCCTCACAAAGAAGGGCCACTCGTTTGAGGTGGACATCTGGTCGATCGGCTGTGTCATGTACACGCTACTGGTGGGTCAACCGCCGTTTGAAACCAAGACTCTGAAGGACACCTACTCGAAGATCAAGAAGTGCGAGTACCGGGTACCCAGTTACTTAAGAAAACCAGCTGCCGATATGGTTATTGCCATGCTGCAGCCGAATCCAGAGAGCCGACCTGCCATCGGTCAGCTGTTGAACTTTGAGTTCCTCAAGGGATCAAAGGTGCCCATGTTCTTGCCCAGTTCTTGTCTCACGATGGCTCCACGTCTTGGTAACAACGAAATCATCGAGGACTCTATCCATCGTAAACCGCTATCAGAGATGAACGGCATTAGAGACGATACCCGGCTGGAGTCTACATTCCTTAAAGCCAATCTTCATGATGCCATCACAGCCTCGGCACAGGTGTGTCGCCACAGCGAGGACTACCGCAGCGATATCGAGAGCCTATACCAGCAGCTCACTAACCTCATCAATGGAAAG CCACGCATTCTGCAAGGAAACCTGGGCGACGAGAACACAGACCCAGCAGCTCAGCCTCTTTTCTGGATTTCCAAGTGGGTGGACTACAGTGACAAATATGGCTTCGGGTACCAGCTATGCGATGAAGGCATCGGCGTGATGTTCAACGACACCACCAAGCTTATCCTACTGCCCAACCAGATCAACGTGCACTTCATCGACAAGGATGGAAAGGAGAGCTACATGACCACCACCGATTACTGCAAATCGCTGGACAAGAAGATGAAGCTGCTGTCGTACTTCAAGCGCTACATGATCGAGCATCTGGTGAAGGCGGGCGCCAACAACGTGAACATCGAAAGCGATCAGATCTCGCGTATGCCTCATTTACACTCTTGGTTCCGAACAACCTGCGCCGTGGTGATGCACCTCACCAACGGATCCGTGCAG CTCAACTTCTCAGATCACATGAAGCTTATTCTGTGCCCGCGCATGAGTGCCATAACTTATATGGATCACGAAAAGAATTTCCGCACCTACCGTTTCTCTACCATCGTAGAGAACGGAGTGTCTAAGGATCTATACCAGAAGATCCGCTACGCCCAGGAGAAACTTAGGAAAATGCTGGAGAAGATGTTCATTTGA
- the alphaSnap gene encoding alpha-soluble NSF attachment protein produces MGDNEQKALQLMAEAEKKLTQQKGFLGSLFGGSNKVEDAIECYQRAGNMFKMSKNWTKAGECFCEAATLHARAGSRHDAGTCYVDASNCYKKVDVESAVNCLMKSIDIYTDMGRFTMAAKHHQSIAEMYEADPQTLAKSIQHYEQAADFFKGEESVSSANKCMLKVAQYAAQLEDYEKAISIYEQVAASSLESSLLKYSAKEYFFRAALCHLSVDLLNAQHAIEKYAQQYPAFQDSREFKLIKVLCEHLEEQNIEGFTEAVKDYDSISRLDQWYTTILLRIKKAADEDPDLR; encoded by the exons ATGGGTGATAACGAGCAAAAAGCGCTCCAGCTGATGGCCGAGGCCGAGAAGAAGTTGACCCAACAAAAGGGCTTTCTTGGGTCACTATTCGG CGGCTCCAACAAGGTTGAAGATGCTATCGAGTGCTACCAACGTGCTGGCAACATGTTTAAGATGTCCAAGAACTGGACAAAGGCTGGCGAATGCTTCTGCGAGGCAGCCACTCTACACGCCCGGGCCGGAAGTCGCCACGATGCTGGAACCTGCTATGTGGATGCCTCGAATTGCTACAAGAAGGTGGATGTGGAGAGCGCCGTCAATTGCCTGATGAAGTCCATCGATATCTACACGGATATGGGCCGATTTACGATGGCTGCCAAGCATCACCAGAGCATTGCCGAGATGTACGAGGCTGATCCCCAAACTCTG GCTAAGTCAATTCAGCACTACGAGCAGGCGGCTGACTTCTTCAAGGGCGAGGAGTCTGTCAGTTCGGCCAACAAGTGCATGCTAAAGGTGGCCCAGTATGCCGCTCAGTTGGAGGATTACGAGAAAGCAATATCTATCTACGAGCAAGTGGCTGCCTCTTCATTAGAGAGCTCTCTGCTCAAGTACAGTGCCAAGGAGTACTTCTTCCGGGCTGCCCTCTGCCACCTGAGTGTGGATTTGCTCAACGCCCAACACGCCATCGAGAAGTACGCGCAGCAGTACCCAGCATTCCAGGACTCCCGAGAGTTCAAGCTTATTAAG GTGCTGTGCGAGCATCTGGAGGAGCAGAACATTGAGGGATTCACAGAAGCAGTCAAGGATTACGATAGCATCTCCCGACTGGATCAGTGGTACACCACAATTTTGCTTAGAATCAAGAAGGCTGCGGACGAGGATCCAGACTTGCGATAA